The genomic DNA ACCATGAAACTGACCGACGCTGTGACCCGTGACGTCACTTTTCAGACTTACGGCGCTGCCGAACCCCTGGAGGGCGTGCAGCTGCACCCTTTGCGCAAACACCGCAGCGAAAACGGCGCCTTTATGGAGTGGCTGCGGCTGAATGAGGGCCAGCTGTCTCAGCCGGCAGTGGCCGGGTTCGTGCCGGCGCAGCTGAGTGTGTCCTGGGCCGCACCGGGCCGGGTGAACGCTTTTCACCTGCATCCCAGGGAACCGCAAAATGAACTCTGGACGGCCGTGCAGGGACAGCTGCTGGTGTGGCTGGTCGACGTGCGGGCCGGTAGCGCGACCAGCGGGCAGCGTCAGCGGGTGCTGCTGAGCGCCGAGGAACCAGCCGCC from Deinococcus sp. Marseille-Q6407 includes the following:
- a CDS encoding dTDP-4-dehydrorhamnose 3,5-epimerase family protein, encoding MKLTDAVTRDVTFQTYGAAEPLEGVQLHPLRKHRSENGAFMEWLRLNEGQLSQPAVAGFVPAQLSVSWAAPGRVNAFHLHPREPQNELWTAVQGQLLVWLVDVRAGSATSGQRQRVLLSAEEPAALFIPSGVAHGYQAGPDGALLLYGVDASFDPAAPNEGRLPWDYFGPELWQEDRG